Proteins encoded in a region of the Streptomyces sp. PCS3-D2 genome:
- a CDS encoding globin encodes MNEIPRGGLQEQTFYEQVGGEDTFRRLVRRFYQGVAEDPLLRPMYPEEDLGPAEERFALFLMQYWGGPTTYSRHRGHPRLRMRHAPFTVDSAAHDAWLKHMRVALDELGLAPEHEAQLWKYLTYAAASMINTAG; translated from the coding sequence GTGAATGAGATTCCGCGGGGCGGCCTTCAGGAGCAGACCTTCTACGAGCAGGTGGGTGGCGAGGACACCTTCCGCCGCCTCGTGCGGCGCTTCTACCAAGGAGTCGCGGAGGACCCGCTACTGCGCCCGATGTACCCCGAGGAGGACCTCGGTCCGGCCGAGGAGCGGTTCGCGCTGTTCCTGATGCAGTACTGGGGCGGTCCGACCACCTACAGCCGACACCGCGGGCACCCGCGCCTGCGGATGCGGCACGCACCGTTCACGGTGGACTCGGCGGCTCACGACGCATGGCTGAAGCACATGCGGGTGGCGCTGGACGAGCTGGGCCTGGCGCCGGAGCACGAGGCGCAGCTGTGGAAGTACCTCACGTACGCCGCCGCGTCGATGATCAACACGGCGGGCTAG
- a CDS encoding methyltransferase domain-containing protein, with protein MGAHTARTGTRDLRETAHAAQVRELTAAGVLEDPRWRAAFAAVPRHVFVPYFWSDRGAGQERLWAEDPDPEIRARWLRGVYADTPLATRLRDGRLVSSSSQPSLMAKMLAALDVRDGDDVLEIGAGTGYNAALLCHRLGDEHVTTVDLDEEITESARAHLARLGYHPAVVTGDGARGCPARAPFDRILVTCTLPLVPHAWLGQCRPGARILAPLSTGLIALTVRDAESAEGRFLHTAAYFVPLRGATAVPPPDRMAMVRGLPYELVENERFQFMLVLTAGVLTPREALDLWRSEGRPARERFGVSVGPEGQWSWLDDPQGPYVWPLGEA; from the coding sequence ATGGGCGCACACACCGCACGCACGGGGACGCGTGACCTGCGCGAGACGGCGCACGCCGCCCAGGTGCGGGAGCTGACCGCGGCCGGCGTGCTGGAGGACCCGCGCTGGCGGGCCGCGTTCGCGGCCGTGCCCCGGCACGTCTTCGTCCCGTACTTCTGGTCCGACCGCGGCGCCGGCCAGGAACGGCTCTGGGCCGAGGACCCCGACCCGGAGATCCGGGCCCGATGGCTGCGCGGCGTCTACGCCGACACCCCACTGGCCACCCGGCTGCGCGACGGCCGCCTGGTCTCCTCCAGCAGCCAGCCCTCGCTGATGGCGAAGATGCTGGCCGCGCTCGACGTGCGCGACGGCGACGACGTCCTGGAGATCGGCGCGGGCACCGGCTACAACGCGGCCCTGCTCTGCCACCGCCTCGGCGACGAGCACGTCACGACCGTGGACCTGGACGAGGAGATCACCGAGTCCGCCCGGGCGCACCTGGCCCGGCTCGGATACCACCCGGCCGTGGTGACCGGCGACGGCGCCCGCGGCTGCCCCGCCCGGGCCCCCTTCGACCGGATCCTGGTGACGTGCACGCTCCCGCTGGTTCCGCACGCCTGGCTCGGACAGTGCCGGCCGGGGGCGCGCATCCTCGCCCCGCTGTCGACCGGGCTGATCGCGCTCACGGTGCGGGACGCCGAATCCGCCGAGGGCCGCTTCCTGCACACCGCGGCCTACTTCGTCCCGCTGCGCGGGGCCACGGCCGTACCGCCGCCCGACCGGATGGCGATGGTCCGCGGCCTTCCCTACGAACTGGTGGAGAACGAGCGCTTCCAGTTCATGCTCGTGCTGACCGCCGGGGTGCTGACCCCCCGGGAAGCGCTGGACCTATGGCGCAGCGAGGGCCGTCCGGCCCGCGAACGCTTCGGGGTATCGGTCGGCCCGGAGGGCCAGTGGTCGTGGCTGGACGATCCCCAGGGGCCCTACGTATGGCCCCTGGGGGAGGCGTGA
- a CDS encoding FHA domain-containing protein: MPTCPNGHQSASDDWCEVCGHRMGTPEGPPAVPSYGYGFPPTAGEPTAQAELCPQCRTPREAMAPFCEECRYNFLTRSATSYTPPPAGDTGPPPGAGAAGSRPGGTPPPPVPGPYTQDHFDYQGSRPSRVNRPAEPLHREDDWLLQPPAHEPPPAYQQAPQPQYQQQPPPQHQREYQQEYRQQPQSPAYQPLPSQSGSWTATIGPDRSYFMAMMQRSGPEATGLNLPAYSPEQHLPLSGGQITIGRRRASTGESPDIDLSVPPEDPGVSHQHAVLVQQPDRSWAVVDQNSTNGTTINGGEDPIQPYVPVPLADGDRVHVGAWTTITIRRG, translated from the coding sequence GGCACCAGTCCGCCTCCGACGACTGGTGCGAGGTCTGCGGCCACCGCATGGGTACCCCGGAGGGACCCCCCGCGGTGCCTTCCTACGGCTACGGCTTCCCCCCGACCGCCGGTGAGCCGACCGCCCAGGCAGAGCTCTGCCCGCAGTGCCGGACCCCGCGCGAGGCCATGGCCCCGTTCTGCGAGGAATGCCGGTACAACTTCCTGACCCGTTCGGCGACCTCGTACACGCCGCCGCCGGCCGGGGACACGGGGCCGCCGCCCGGCGCGGGTGCCGCGGGATCCCGTCCCGGCGGCACGCCTCCGCCGCCCGTGCCGGGGCCGTACACGCAGGACCACTTCGACTACCAGGGCTCGCGGCCGTCCCGGGTCAACCGCCCAGCCGAGCCGCTGCACCGCGAGGACGACTGGCTGCTGCAGCCGCCCGCGCACGAGCCGCCGCCGGCTTACCAGCAGGCCCCGCAGCCCCAGTACCAGCAGCAGCCCCCGCCCCAACACCAGCGGGAGTACCAGCAGGAGTACCGGCAGCAGCCCCAGAGCCCGGCGTACCAGCCCCTGCCGTCCCAGAGCGGGTCCTGGACCGCGACGATCGGCCCGGACCGCTCGTACTTCATGGCGATGATGCAGCGCAGCGGGCCCGAGGCGACCGGGCTCAACCTGCCCGCGTACTCACCGGAGCAGCACCTCCCGCTGTCCGGCGGGCAGATCACCATCGGCCGCCGCCGCGCCTCCACGGGCGAGTCCCCCGACATCGACCTGTCGGTGCCCCCGGAGGACCCGGGCGTCTCCCACCAGCACGCAGTGCTGGTGCAGCAGCCCGACCGGAGCTGGGCCGTGGTGGATCAGAACTCCACCAACGGCACCACCATCAACGGCGGCGAGGACCCGATCCAGCCCTACGTCCCGGTGCCGCTCGCCGACGGCGACCGGGTCCACGTGGGCGCCTGGACGACCATCACCATCCGTCGCGGCTGA